TCGACGGCAGCACCGCCAAGGGAGACAGAAAGCACATCAACTCCATCGGCTATCGCGGCCTCAAAACCGGCGAGAATGTCGGAATCAAAGCACATGTCTCCATCCCAACACACCTTGTACACAGCCACGCGTGCCTTGGGAGACCCGCCCTTGGCTGTGCCGTTACCATTGTTGAAAACATTTGCCCCGGGGACAAAATTGCCTCCGGCGGTGGATAGGGTGTGGGTGCCGTGGCCGAAAGTGTCGCGGGGAGAGGAAATTGTTTTGCTTTGTAGTGGGGACATTGTACCGTTGACAAGCTTGAGATATGCAAGGTAGCCTTTGTTAAAGTATCTTGCACCTATAAGCTtcctataaaaatataaaaaataaataaatttattaaaaacaaaTGTATGTAATCataataaaaatgtatattatagtaattaaaaaaaaatgtatttaagcttgaaatttcaatttatttttcaaaaatattgtattttacacatttttcaaaaaaaaaataatttgttttataaaaatgttATGGTGTGGTgtgaaatataatataataaatatagttATGATGTAACatataatatgaatatataatttcaaaattcacaATTATACAATCATTCCCATGATAACATTACGTAACATTCAAACTATATCAACGGCAAATTCTTCTTCTTAATCTTTTTATAATATTTCAAGTCAAgaatttgttatatatataaaaaaattgaatgaaCCTGTTGCAACggaatttatcattgttatcaTCTTGACATACTCCTTTCCATTTTGATGGAATGGGTCCAATTCCATCATCACTAAAGCTTTTTGATTCTGGCCAAGCACCTAAATACAAtttcatacaaaaataaaatggttacAACAATTTcatgtgattttataaacaatTTAGGGCATAATATCCTAACAAATGAGATACTTACCGGTGTCTAGGTTTCCGATGATTGTATTTTCACCAAACCGTGCCTTTTTCCATAACGAACTTTTCGAAACAACACCATTTTTCTCCAATTCAAGAAAATCCCATGTATGAGTTGTGTGCAATTTCTTTGGCTTGTTTTCAAAAACCGATAACACATTCGGATGCTCtatatcgaaaaaaaaaattattacttattaaaaacttaaaaaaaaaacagagtaaACAGAGGAAAATAGAGTAAAATTCATACTTGCAATCTCGGTAGCTTCAGCATCATCAAGTACAGCTGCAAAGCCATTAATGTATGTATTATACGAGTAAAGCATCGATTCTTTCGCCTTTTCCTCGCTGCATTAAAATTCGATcgaaacaaaaaaatttaacaacatATACAACAAAACTAAACAAACaagaaaaaacaaagaagagaAATTTTTGTGTCAAAATTAGCTAAGTACCTCCCCTTGTAAGTACTGAGCATAGCGTAATGGGACGATGTAGCGGTTTCTAAATCAATCGAGGTAGGGTTCGGGCCATGCGAATGAGCTCCCATGTAGACAATGTAAGACTACATGAAAATCAGACACAATTAGAGAATTTTGATAagtaaagaaaaaagataacataagaaaatgttatgaaaaaattttggttaatttttaattttaatttttaccttttgAATTGCTTCGGTTGGCGATTGAAACAGAGAGAAAAGAAGTACCATTGGGACAAGaacaagagaagaagaagaaactaaaCTATGTCCCATGGCTTCAatttcttcttttctctctgtatcaaagaaaaaaaaaagaagaaaaaaaatatttgtctTGGAAAATAGGCTGCAATTTCCTTTGTTTTTAAAGCTTGATTTTTTGCTATTTTGGGTagcaaaatattattattaacaaatcTATAAATAGGTTtttcttatctttatttttaaataataataatagtaatgatTATTTTGGTCaacttaacaattttttttcatgtaGGATTTATATTATGATTGGATAAAAATTTGTTGTAATAGTTGTCTTTGCTTAATTTCATCCCAAAATTATATACTCCCTTAATAAAGGTCACTTAAAAATTGGATTAatgacttttttttattatgcatTTGGTCACTTTTACGTCCAAAattttctacatttttttttctttttttggttgACTTGATTTACTCCCATATTTGAATCTATAATTAGGGATGTAAGAAAATTGATGAGAAAAATTTGCATGACATCTACCCGTTtagatagattttatttttatttaaaattttctgaAAATATATAAACGTtgttaaataactataacgtatgagatcgcttataaaaaaaaaaaaaaatactaaaaaactaTCATGAATGTCGATAAAAAAatctatcaaaataattttttgaggaGTTAGAAATTTCTAATATAATGATAAAAATATGTTAAAAATATTGTGTGTTTGAAATGTGaattacaaaagaaataaagaaagaaataataaaagatcttacaaaaaacattttttttctttttttgtaaggacaaaataattttttttaagtcttATTCTATATAGAGGTACCTtgatatagaaaaataaaataaataattaatgacaGCCAATAttcatgtaaaataaaaataatgatgTGTATGACACATAAAGAGAAATGCAttattcaacttaaaataaggTGAAAAGTTTAAATGGTGACACATATAGGAATAaacttataaattaataaaagtcaaaataaaataattcattaGTAAATCCCATAAAATATGGTATGattctttatataaaattaggtatttaaaatacaaaataatatggAAAATAATAGCTATGGGAATAATAAGTATTatggaaaataataatttatgtggaaattcataattattatgaaaattgACATTGAAATGAATTAATCTAAGAGACACAaacacaaaaagaaaaagaaaaaaaatgtactCGAATTTGgcacaacaaaaataaatatcaacttaGTATCCATAGTTATAATTTGTAACACATGGTGCAATATTTAAAGGTTAATATTTTTCATAAGCTATTATTCATAATTTATGGGCTAATTAAAGTGGCACAAGGGGACAAAGATAATCACttgtttttgtatttgttttacaataatatctgcaataaaaagagaagaataaatttaataacaattgtttctTGTTTAAAATAGAAGCTAATTCTCATTACAATATTTATTCTCATTCTCACTTTTATTTCAATTCATACCACATTTGGAATAGCTTAATTTGGGAccttttgaaaataattttagaaaattataaatatatatatgatatcttaaatataaataataaaaaaaaaggcatTTTCATTTCATTCATGGAAGTTTTATTAATGCAAGAAATTTCCACCATCAAacaatcttaatttttttttggtccaAAATGGAACATAAAATTAGGATCATTGTGTTACATAATTTAAGGACAAAGACCATATTATAAACTAATCAAATTTACACAATCATCTATTCAAATCCaactatttcttttttatagTTGTCTTAACACAATTTTTCATTCCATTGTTAGTATTTAACCACTATAGGACTCCTCACATTATGTTTCCCATCAGACCATTTCAACTCTCCAAACACATAATCCTTAGGTTTTCCAATAACCTTAGCCTTCAAAACAATCTCAAATGACTTCTCTTCACCAACTTTACTAAATTTCAACACTTTGGGCTTCACATAAGCCGAAAAGCCAGCTGGCACTCTCAAAAACGCCTTGTATGTTCCCGGGGTGCCAACATTCTTAACTCTTCTAGTAACAATCACCGAGCGAGATCCAACCCTAGCAACCGTAATTGAAGGGTAGTTGAAGTTTAACAAACTTGTAGACTTGGGACATTTGTATGGATTATGGGAGAAAACTCTAAGCACCGATTCGTTGTAGCCACGAGCGCATAAGAAGTTTAAGTAATCGTCGGTGTTTAGGTCATAGACAAGTCCAGGGTTCATAGCTCGGTTTGGATGGATATGGCCCGCACCGTAAGCAAATGGTGTTGCCTTTTCCAAGGTTGAATCCAACATTGGTTGGTTAGAATTATCCCTAGTCCTTGCTAcaataaaaatcatgaaattagaaaaaaaaataaggaaaaaaaaattagtatataataaaattactaTATTATCCTTATTTATCGGAgatttttctctctatttttcttttcgaATTAGAGAAGAAAAAATTTGGTGGGTCCCACACCataattttcttctcttttttttctcgTTTCTTTTCTTCCCTCTCGCTTTTCTTCTCTACCAAACATAGCCTAAAATCGAAGTTTAAAATCGACGAAAAATAGGCTACTAAGTGAATTGAGATTTGTTATGTTACCAGAAGTCATAATGGCAGATCTAATAGCAGCTGAACTCCAATCTGGATGAAGGGTTTTGAGAAGACCAACAACACCGGCGACATGAGGGCATGACATCGAAGTTCCTGACTCGACGTTGAATGGAACTCGACGATGATCTATTTCAACCTCGGTTGGAGCAGTTGATTCTGTGAATGCAGCAATGATATTCACTCCAGGAGCTGTAATATCAGGCTgcaataaccaaaaaaaaaaggaaaaaaaagtaAACAATGAGTttacaaaaatcaaaattttgttAAAAGTTTTATTGTCTAGTTTTCCTGAGAGCCTGTTAAAAATTTGAGTATGCATACCTTGAGGAGAGATGGCTCAACGAGATTTGGCCCTCTAGATGAGAATGCAGCCATGGTTGGGGCGGGTTTTGTGTTAAGAACAGTCCTTGCTTGAGTAAGATATGCATAGGGATTTTCGGTAGAGTTGATGTAGTTTAGTACCAAATTTCCATCTGAGTAAGTGATATGAGAAGCAGGGAGAAAATGTGGATCAGCAATGATTTCATTTCCACTGCTTTCATCATTAGCCAAAATCATCCCAACCGCGCCAGCAAGAACAGCCTCCTCACCCTTTTCGATTCTAGCAGTGTCACCCCGAACACATACCAAGATCTTGCCCTTCACCTTTGAAGGGTCAAGAGTCTTAGGCTTACATAACAGCCTGCGAAAACAATTAACTAAACATGTCAAGCATTTTCAAAACATGTCTAAGAAAAGAAAGCGATTTGATTAGTTTCAACTCACGCGTCAGCAGACAACGCGTTCGCCAATTTAGCACCTGAACCACTTATCAAGGGGTAGAATTTTCGAGCTGGCAAAGCAATTGCGCTAAGGCTTTCGCCCTTGATGTGTCGTTTGTTGCCTAGAGCAACAACCGCGCTAAATTCTCGGTCAATTGTGCTTGCGCCAACAGTTATCATCCATGGAGCAACATTTGAAACCGAGCCAGGAAGAGGGCCTGAGTTTCCAGCTGAGGTAACAACCGTGATACCATTCTTGGCAGCGTGGAAAGAGCCAATGGCGAGACCATCTTGAAAAAACTCGGTTGTGCCACCGCCAAGTGAGACAGAAAGAACATCAACACCATCAGCAATTGCAGCCTCAAAAGCAGCCATAATGTCCGAATCAAAGCACTCATTGCCATCAATTGGTGTCCAACACACCTTGTATGCAGCCACCCGAGCTTTCGGGGAACCACCCTTTGCAGTGCCATTACCATTACCGAAAACACTTGCTCTTTCAACAAAATTACCGCCTGCAGTTGAAAGGGTGTGGCTGCCATGTCCATCGTGGTCTCGGGGAGTGAATAGAGTGGCGTTTTGTTTCGGGGAAAAGGTTGTGTTTTGTGTCTTAAGATAGGAAGTGTAGCCTTTGTTAAAGTACCTTGCTCCTATAAGCTtcctataaaaaaaatgaatttagTACCAAAAATAGTAAGGAAAAAACAGAGGAAATTGGATGTTAGAATGGACCTGTTGCACCGAAAACCATCATTGGGACCGCGCTGGCAAAATCCTCGCCATCTTGATGGAACAGGACCAAACCCTTCATCACTAAAGCTCTTTGATTCAGGCCAAGCACCTATACAACAATTTCACATCCACATTAGCAAAATTAGTGCAGAAAATGACACAATTTTTACAATCTACTGATGCAAAAGTTGAATTGTTATGAATAAGTTACTTTGTACATACCAGTGTCAAGGTTACCAATAATGGTATCTTCCCCGAACCGAGCTTTCGTCCAAAGGGAATCCTTAGAAACGACACCGTTTCTTTCCAATCTAAGAAAATCCCATGAATGAGTGGTATGCAAATGCTTAGCTTTGTTCAAGAAAACCGATACTACATTCGGATGCTCTACAAcgttcaaacaaaacaaaaccgaATGTCAAAACTTAGACATCGAAAAACAAAAACAGAGTTAAAAAACAGAGGAAAACAGAACACTTCTTACTTGCAATAGCAGAAGCTTCTGCCTCATCCATGATTGCAGCAAAGCCATTAATATATCGATTATACGAGTAAAACATCGCGTCTTTCGCCTTCTCCTCGCTGCGTTAAAAATAATCAAACccgaaaacaacaacaacaatttgcAACAAAACcaatttgatttttctttttaccTTCCTAAGTATGTTCCGAGCAAACTATAATGCGAATTAGTAGCGCTATCGAGATCAAGTGTCGTAGGGTTCGGGCCATGAGAATGTGTTCCCAAATAGACAATGTAAGACTAAATTCAAAACAATgtaacacaacaacaacaacattatgAGTTAGAATgaacaaagaagaaaataacCGAAAAATGGTGTCTTCGGGGAATGCTTACTTGTTTGATGGCTTCGGTCGAGAATTGAAacagagaaaagagaagaagaaatgaGAGAAGAGATGAAGAAAGTGCCATGGCTTTCATTGAGGTTTGGATTATCTCTTCTCTGTTTTCCTCTGTTTCAatcctctgttttttttttttttttttggtatgaaAAATAGGCTGCAGTTTCCTCTGTTTTTAAAGgctttagtttttaattttatgacTATTTTTGGAATGAAATATTTTCAGTGTAACGGAATCTATTCATCATTTacagaaaacagtttttttaatcttaaaaaaaaaataattaaattaataataattacagtTCATTGGTCAATTGTAAGATTATTTGTAGAtatgattttttgtttttaattaattaaaatccgaAATTATTGGGTTGGAAATTTATGTGAAATGCAACTTCCTACATATAttgtctaaatacaaaaaaaaaaaaatatatacatattatatattcattttttggttttatatatatgtaattatagaTATAGATAACATAAAAATTAGGCTGGCAAAATTAGTCAGATtgataatttatagtatttacTGATCTTAtctgaaaatataaaaaacttccAACTTACAAAAggataaattataataaatgcttttaaatttaaccttttaagggaagtttttttttttttaacttgctGGCCGTTTCAACTAAATATTTttccctcaaaaaaaaaaaaaaaaactactaaatattttttttaaaaaaagaaaaaaaaataaaactttatttatttattattttattgcaagaagcactgaaaaaaaaattattaaaaagtaCTATACAttacatatttaaatttaataataattataataataaaaaaaccgctaataattaataatcttATATTAGTATTAGACATGATGTTTAATATATATTCATACAAGAATGTAAGATCTTAAAttaccttttaatttatttgtttaatttgatattctttatatttatatatatattaatattattccaAATCTTTGGTGACAAAGTAactttctaaaattgtattctcttctttctttttgtatCTAATCAAACAAAATTTGGGTCGATTTGTTTTAATgctttttcttaatatattcACTCTAGTATAAAGAATAATATTGAATAATTCTTAACAATTTTAGGCATGAAATTAACTTAATTAAGGATGATGGATTTTTTTCTATATCATTATTTGTGATAAAAGGAAAGTGTCatgtgaataaaccctaaatgAAAGggaaaatgaaataataattaagtgattTGTGACTCATATTATGTTACTATTAACTTCAATAATATCATATTGGAGGGTGAGCAATATAGGTTTAGGGTTGACTAATAGGATAATATTGAACAATGGACAATAGGGTATAGATAGGACCGCCTTAAAATTTATTGAactataagaagaaaaaaaatatttttagactcttatttaaaaaaaatgatatttttcaaaattagtaaaaaaaaatatataattttaaaaaatatatatatttttaagctcTTAAGATAGTTGGTCCTTAAGTATAGACCTAGCCCACCTATACGCAGACAGCTTGAGTATAAACCTTTCAATTTTAACCATTTCCATAAACCAAAATACTTTTATTTGCTATGAGATTATTTTAAACCCTTtatcatttttcattattttcattattagaaATAAAATCTATAATTGTGGGAGTTGATTTTATGTTAAGAAAGTATGCAAAATGCAAATAATATATTGAGGAAAAAAATGTCACATCTAAAATTGTTCTTCAAATATGAAACTCATATTGAGGTGACAAATTTATGAAGAGATCTCCTTTAAgcataatcttttttttttcattaattttattatattttgaatttttttaatatgattttgAATTCTCACAATGTTCATCCCagtatatttgaattttattatttttaatgaatatgtattttagtaaataaaaaagtttaaagcgtaaaataaaaacaaaccatgttgacatatttttttaattttgttttgtttttgaaacttttagttaaatttgtaaaaatttctataATTTATATGAATATGCATAGgaggtaagttgaaaaatgcctcttttattaatcaattaactaaatttgcctctaattttatatttatttgaaacatacctttttttatatgtattgtacccaaaataccctgacataagagagtcacatggaaagtatcttgaagtgacagtggcaaaattggtacaatgtttaaaaaaagaggtaaaaatgatagactttaaaaaaagggtaaaaatgaaagaggacaatataaaaagggtatagagtgtaatttccttaTGTATGCATAGGGGATTAGGGCTTCAAATGAACTCTATGTCATAAGAAATCCTGGCCCATACTCATTAGTTTTAAAAAGATCCTAATAATATTCCATTAATTATTCGGATCAAAACATAGATTATAAGTAGTGCAAAATGCATTAAGTTCTCTATGTTATCACTTGTAatattaattgataaataagcACAAGACATTTATACCTCTTTTCTGGGGAAAACAAACCCAACTTCTCTGCTTTTCAGGTGAGTTAATTAGTTGTCCTTACATAtgataaatacaaaaatatataaaaatatgtagtCTTATTTTGCTTTTGAAACACatgtcaatttttattttttacatatgATAAATGCCTTTTATCTGCATGAATTTTCTGCTGATTTTCAGTTTTGGTGATAATATTTCATTACAACAAATTAGACCATTTTAATATaagattaaattaaaaaaaaaaaaaatcaacccaCTTACAATCTTTGCTCTGTTATAACTTTTCTTTGTtggcaatttattttgaattaaaaaaaatactacaaaTCTTATTCTTGAATTTTGCGGAGAAATATAAGGTTCTATCTCAAAGTTAATTAGTAAAAAGTAGTATAAGTAAATAGTAGTATAAGTACCTAAAGTTTCAAGTTTGTAAGTGACATAAATcgaatatttatgtttagcggcATAGGAAtttaatgtttgtaaaactgtatttTTTCTCTAGTTTCGTCAGTATAGACTCAGCCTCATATTCTAGATTATTAGGTCTAAACAGAAGCACGTAGTACCAGTTATTATTAATAGGATATGTATTGACAAaacattaagaaaattataattttataaacattGAGTACAGTtgtaaaaaattaggtttatgttatttacaaacttaaaactttaaatACTTATGCCGATGTTTATcgttttttatttaattcatgtGAAACAATATTCTCAAACAAGTTTAAGTTGTTTAAGTATATATGTTATGTTATATCacaaaattaattacaaatacaatataaaataaaatatgtataatttaaatgTATCAAAATTATTACGATAAAATATAATATCCAAATCTCTTTCATTGAAGAATGTAAGTTATGTGACAAAGATATTATACAAAAGATAATCAATCAATGCCTTTAAAAACCAacaatatatttacataatcatcatcatcatcatcaaggaCCTAAAAATTCCAAATCCCATATGCACAAAAGaatatcttttttctttttgacaaCAAATTTTGCATATACTAATTAAGCAATATTTCTAAGAGTCCATCTTTATGGACTTTAAATTTagataatgaaaaataaaaaacccaATTAAGACACAAATCCCattcctttttaattaaaacccTTTCCAAGCACCAAGAACTTCATGGAAGATTTCAGCTATGAGCTCTCTATCAGCAGATATCAAGAAAGCATCGAAATCTTCACCAATATCGAAAATCTTACCAAATTTTACAAGGTATCTCATGCAATTAGCCTTGAGTTTTGGCATTTGATAAAGAGACGCATTTTGAAGCCTTTCGAGAACATTTTTCGTGTCAATATCCTCAAGTAGGCTATCGTGACACGCCTCTTTTAGGTCCGAGATGTCATATTTGTCCGCGGCTTGGAGAAGATCGAGCCTGTGGAAGAGAAACTCTTCGTGTTTGATGGTACCATAAATGTAGTTGAGAAAAGCTTGACATGCTTCAATTGACATGTCCGAAATGTTTATGATggataattctttttctttgagGTCGTGCGAGAACATGCTACGAAAAACCGGTGATCTTGATGCCAGTACTGCGCGGTGAGCTCCAATGCTTCCATTGGAAGCATGGATCACGATGTCTGTGTGAATACCTTCCGTTAACATTTTGCTGAGCGAGAAAAGAGCGGTTGTGTTTGATTGTTTTTGTGTTTGTCCATCTGCCCAAATTGAGCAAGGCTCTCCACCCTAAATTACAAAGAATTTTTACTCTTGAATTAGGTATTTGTTAGGTTCAAACATTGAGACATTTTCGATCTAGGTCAACTCGAGCATGAAGTAAATTTAGCCTAAATAATGTGACAATATTGCTTAAATTTAAATCGACTCGAGCTTGAAATAAACTTGGCTCAAATAATGAGACACTAAGATGAAAATCAAaacttaaatttaagtattttatTGTATGATCTAAATTAGAGCTTACTCGAACATTAGACCTATCCATATAAAGTAAACTAGGCCCGAAAAGCTCGAGTAGATTTTTCGGGCCTAGGAGGAGCCCATCATTAGGTAGAGTAGGCCCAATTGTTGAGAGACCATATCACAAAAATAGTGAAACCAACCTAACTATATCTAAATGATTGACACGTGtactattaaaaataataattaaaaaataaaaaaaatacttacagTTGGTGAAGCAATCTTCAAATCAAgaaattcaacatcaataatgaATTTTCCAGTTAAAGGAACATCAACAGCCCAAATGAAATCTTCATTATTCTTAAGCTGTTTATCCTTAATCTCTGCATACAAATACAAGATTGAataaatcatcatcatcatcacatcATAATAATCAAAACAAAATCAACGGTGGATATTCAAAATTGATCATTACCAGGATGAATCAGAGCCTTACGATCACCAACAGAACAAACCActttaataataaaagaagcaaTCGGTGGAGTCTCTCTTGTGAAATTAGATATTTCAGGAtataatttaatcaataaaacTCTGTTTTTCTCCACAGATAAATGCCttcaaaagaaaacaaaattttCTCAG
This Cannabis sativa cultivar Pink pepper isolate KNU-18-1 chromosome 6, ASM2916894v1, whole genome shotgun sequence DNA region includes the following protein-coding sequences:
- the LOC133029002 gene encoding subtilisin-like protease SBT5.4, with the protein product MKAMALSSSLLSFLLLFSLFQFSTEAIKQSYIVYLGTHSHGPNPTTLDLDSATNSHYSLLGTYLGSEEKAKDAMFYSYNRYINGFAAIMDEAEASAIAKHPNVVSVFLNKAKHLHTTHSWDFLRLERNGVVSKDSLWTKARFGEDTIIGNLDTGAWPESKSFSDEGFGPVPSRWRGFCQRGPNDGFRCNRKLIGARYFNKGYTSYLKTQNTTFSPKQNATLFTPRDHDGHGSHTLSTAGGNFVERASVFGNGNGTAKGGSPKARVAAYKVCWTPIDGNECFDSDIMAAFEAAIADGVDVLSVSLGGGTTEFFQDGLAIGSFHAAKNGITVVTSAGNSGPLPGSVSNVAPWMITVGASTIDREFSAVVALGNKRHIKGESLSAIALPARKFYPLISGSGAKLANALSADALLCKPKTLDPSKVKGKILVCVRGDTARIEKGEEAVLAGAVGMILANDESSGNEIIADPHFLPASHITYSDGNLVLNYINSTENPYAYLTQARTVLNTKPAPTMAAFSSRGPNLVEPSLLKPDITAPGVNIIAAFTESTAPTEVEIDHRRVPFNVESGTSMSCPHVAGVVGLLKTLHPDWSSAAIRSAIMTSARTRDNSNQPMLDSTLEKATPFAYGAGHIHPNRAMNPGLVYDLNTDDYLNFLCARGYNESVLRVFSHNPYKCPKSTSLLNFNYPSITVARVGSRSVIVTRRVKNVGTPGTYKAFLRVPAGFSAYVKPKVLKFSKVGEEKSFEIVLKAKVIGKPKDYVFGELKWSDGKHNVRSPIVVKY
- the LOC115725522 gene encoding BTB/POZ domain-containing protein At1g55760, with amino-acid sequence MTDSAYRVETTSRLAQWRIDNLSSCTYRKSDPFKIGKWNWHLSVEKNRVLLIKLYPEISNFTRETPPIASFIIKVVCSVGDRKALIHPEIKDKQLKNNEDFIWAVDVPLTGKFIIDVEFLDLKIASPTGGEPCSIWADGQTQKQSNTTALFSLSKMLTEGIHTDIVIHASNGSIGAHRAVLASRSPVFRSMFSHDLKEKELSIINISDMSIEACQAFLNYIYGTIKHEEFLFHRLDLLQAADKYDISDLKEACHDSLLEDIDTKNVLERLQNASLYQMPKLKANCMRYLVKFGKIFDIGEDFDAFLISADRELIAEIFHEVLGAWKGF